Proteins from a single region of Syngnathus scovelli strain Florida chromosome 7, RoL_Ssco_1.2, whole genome shotgun sequence:
- the elna gene encoding elastin isoform X15 produces MANGKVRLLLRGLFLVAAIQPTLQGGVYVPPGAGIGTGPGTGFFPGSTGGVPAGYKPAKAAGGYGGGGQGGVPGGLVPGGVGQTGFGIGGLGAGQGGKGPKPGYGNLGTGVLGGGGYGVGGLGGGGYGGYGGVPGGIFPGAGQKAGKRGAGGHLLPFGGAGTGTGTLPAGGPVIPQTGLPGGTGAGSGKKASKVPGVDVPGLYQGGFVPVNGFGNRGVLPGVATGNGLNQKSLGAGGQGGAGAGYGGQMQPGVFHGYPLKSPKTQGGQGAKPGGGKLPFGYGGFGNQGAGLPGGKSGPGSKPGFPIGTGVGTGGISAAQAKSAKYGLGGAGGFGAVAGGAGGFGPGAGGLGGGTGGRYPGQIPGAGYGPGSKAAKYGGVPGGVPGGLPGGVAGGVPGGVPGGVPGGVPGGGYLPSAKAAKYGGVPGGVPGGLPGGVPGGVPGGVPGGVPGGVPGGVPGGVPGGGGYLPSAKAAKYGGVPGGLPGGLPGGVPGGVPGGVPGGVPGYGGYQPGAKAAKYGGVPGGVPGGVPGGVPGGVPGGVPGGVPGGVPGGGGYLPSAKAAKYGGVPGGVPGGLPGGVPGGVPGGVPGGVPGGIPWGVPWGVPGGSRYLPSAKAAKYGGVPGGVPGGGVPGGVPGGVPGGLPGGGGYVPGAKAAKYAGGVPGGGAGRLSGGVPFGVPANVPGFGGYQPAAKANNYGGVAGGVPSGVPGGVPGGVPGSVPGGVPGFGGYQPGAKAAKYGGVPGGVPGGIPGGIPGGIPGGLPGGIPGGIPGGVPGGVPGGGYSPSAKAAKYGGVPGGVPGGVPGGVPGGVPGGVPGGVPGGVPGGVPGGVPGGGYSPSAKAAKYGGVPGGVPGGVPGGVPGGVPGAVPGWAPFAVPGGGQRYPGSGPYSPAAKAAKYGGAGAGFGTGGLGGAGAGFGTGGLGGAGAGFGTGGLGGAGAGFGTGGRGGAGAGFGTGGLGGAGAGFGTGGLGGAGVGGRPSLVPGGVGQYSPASKAAKYGGAAAGLGGTGLGGPHGGIGGVPGLVPGVGGGPYSAAAKAAKYGGAGAGLGTGGLGGSGGLGGTGVGGGPGLVPGGGQYPAAAGAAKAAKYGGAGAGLGTGGLGGTGVGVPGLLPGGAESGQYSGAAAKAAKYGISTGGGAGVGAGLAGAGVGAGTVGGAVPGAGLALPGATPHTAVSGLPDGSAVAVPSGTGATVAGKPPKNIGPSGSPFPGPTPSASNGKATELPQPNVGVGTGSKAPKPIPQGTGTGVGPGGVGYPYGVPYGVGTGTGAAVLPGAKPLKPPVVGGAGGGAGIPLAAGGYQGGLPYPSAGGLGGAGGGAKAPKPGYGNLGGGGGGGGYQPQQGGYVPAPLTPQQAKAAKYIGNPLQGFLGGAGGGGGGGAYRGGAVAACQGKYCGRRK; encoded by the exons ATGGCTAACGGAAAGGTTCGGCTGCTCCTCCGTGGACTCTTCCTCGTAGCGGCGATTCAGCCCACTCTGCAAGGAG GCGTGTATGTACCACCTGGTGCGGGCATAGGCACTGGACCAGGAACTGGATTCTTTCCAG GGTCTACGGGAGGAGTGCCCGCCGGCTATAAACCAGCTAAAGCAGCAG GTGGTTATGGAGGTGGCGGGCAAGGCGGCGTCCCGGGAGGTCTGGTGCCAGGAGGTGTTGGCCAGACTGGATTTGGTATTGGAGGACTTGGAGCAG GACAAGGTGGAAAAGGACCTAAACCAG GTTATGGAAATCTAGGAACCGGAGTTCTCGGAGGTGGCGGCTATGGAGTTGGAGGCCTCGGCGGTG GTGGTTATGGGGGATATGGAGGAGTCCCTGGTGGAATCTTCCCAGGAGCTGGACAGAAGGCTGGTAAAAGAG GTGCTGGAGGCCATCTGCTACCATTTGGAG GAGCCGGAACTGGAACTGGAACTCTTCCTGCTGGAG GCCCCGTGATCCCCCAGACAGGTTTGCCAGGAGGGACTGGTGCTGGATCAGGAAAGAAAGCTTCCAAAGTACCAG GTGTGGATGTACCAGGGCTTTATCAAGGTGGATTCGTACCAGTAAATG GATTTGGAAACCGCGGAGTTCTTCCAGGAGTTGCCACTGGCAATGGCCTCAATCAAAAATCCC TTGGAGCAGGGGGACAGGGTGGAGCAGGAGCAG GCTATGGTGGGCAAATGCAGCCCGGAGTGTTCCATGGATACCCTCTGAAATCACCCAAAACTCAAG GTGGCCAGGGAGCAAAACCTGGAGGCGGAAAACTTCCCTTTG GTTACGGCGGTTTTGGTAATCAAGGAGCTGGACTTCCGGGAGGTAAAAGTGGCCCCGGCTCAAAGCCTGGATTTCCTATTGGGACTG GAGTTGGCACTGGTGGCATCTCAGCTGCACAGGCCAAATCTGCCAAATATG GTTTGGGTGGTGCTGGTGGTTTTGGTGCTGTTGCTGGTGGTGCTGGTGGATTTGGTCCTGGTGCAGGTGGTTTGGGTGGTGGCACAGGTGGACGATATCCAGGGCAGATTCCAGGAG CAGGCTATGGACCTGGGTCCAAAGCTGCTAAATATG GTGGTGTGCCAGGTGGTGTTCCTGGTGGCCTTCCAGGTGGTGTTGCGGGTGGTGTTCCTGGTGGCGTTCCAGGTGGTGTTCCTGGTGGTGTTCCAGGTGGTGGATATTTACCATCAGCCAAAGCAGCGAAATATG GTGGTGTACCAGGGGGTGTACCAGGTGGTTTACCAGGTGGTGTACCAGGgggtgtaccaggaggtgtaccaggaggtgtcCCCGGAGGTGTACCAGGGGGCGTACCAGgaggtgtaccaggaggtggTGGATATCTTCCGTCAGCAAAAGCAGCTAAATACG GTGGTGTCCCAGGAGGTCTACCAGGTGGTCTACCAGGGGGTGTGCCAGGTGGTGTGCCCGGTGGAGTGCCCGGTGGTGTACCAGGATATGGTGGATATCAGCCAGGAGCCAAAGCAGCTAAATATG GGGGCGTACCAGGGGGTGTACCAGGGGGCGTACCAGGGGGCGTACCAGGGGGCGTACCAGGTGGCGTACCAGGGGGTGTACCAGGGGGTGTACCTGGAGGTGGTGGATATCTCCCGTCAGCCAAAGCAGCTAAATATG GTGGTGTCCCAGGAGGTGTGCCAGGGGGTTTACCAGGTGGCGTACCAGGTGGTGTACCAGGTGGTGTACCAGGTGGCGTACCAGGGGGCATACCATGGGGTGTACCATGGGGTGTACCAGGGGGTAGTAGATATCTCCCATCAGCAAAAGCAGCTAAATATG GTGGTGTACCAGGCGGTGTACCTGGTGGTGGTGTTCCTGGTGGTGTACCGGGTGGCGTTCCAGGTGGCTTACCTGGAGGTGGCGGATATGTACCAGGAGCCAAAGCAGCTAAATACG CAGGTGGTGTTCCAGGTGGTGGAGCAGGGCGTTTGTCAGGTGGGGTACCATTCGGTGTACCTGCTAATGTACCAGGATTTGGTGGATATCAACCAGCAGCCAAAGCAAATAATTATG GAGGTGTAGCAGGTGGAGTACCAAGTGGTGTTCCTGGTGGTGTACCCGGTGGCGTACCAGGCAGTGTGCCCGGTGGTGTACCAGGATTTGGCGGATATCAGCCAGGAGCCAAAGCAGCTAAATATG GTGGCGTCCCTGGTGGAGTACCTGGTGGTATCCCTGGTGGCATACCTGGAGGCATCCCTGGTGGTCTACCTGGTGGCATCCCTGGAGGCATACCTGGTGGTGTACCTGGTGGTGTTCCAGGAGGTGGATATTCACCATCAGCCAAAGCAGCTAAATATG GGGGTGTACCTGGCGGTGTACCTGGTGGTGTACCTGGCGGTGTACCTGGCGGTGTACCTGGTGGTGTACCTGGTGGTGTACCTGGTGGCGTACCTGGTGGTGTTCCAGGTGGTGTACCAGGGGGTGGATATTCACCATCAGCCAAAGCAGCAAAATATG GtggtgtaccaggaggtgtacCAGGAGGAGTGCCAGGTGGTGTGCCAGGTGGTGTGCCAGGTGCTGTGCCAGGTTGGGCACCATTTGCAGTACCAGGAGGAGGTCAGAGATATCCAGGCTCTGGTCCATACTCACCAGCAGCCAAAGCAGCAAAATATG gaggagcaggagcaggatttGGAACAGGAGGACTgggaggagcaggagcaggatttGGAACAGGAGGACTgggaggagcaggagcaggatttGGAACAGGAGGACTgggaggagcaggagcagggttTGGAACAGGAGGACGgggaggagcaggagcagggttTGGAACAGGAGGACTgggaggagcaggagcagggttTGGAACAGGAGGACTGGGAGGAGCAGGAGTAGGGGGAAGACCTAGTTTGGTACCAGGAGGAGTTGGACAGTACTCTCCTGCTTCAAAAGCTGCCAAATATG GAGGAGCTGCAGCAGGGTTAGGAGGTACAGGATTGGGAGGACCACATGGAGGAATAGGGGGAGTACCAGGTTTAGTCCCAGGAGTAGGGGGTGGACCATACTCTGCTGCTGCAAAAGCTGCTAAATATG GGGGAGCAGGAGCTGGGTTAGGAACAGGAGGCCTGGGGGGATCAGGAGGACTGGGAGGAACAGGAGTAGGAGGAGGGCCTGGTTTGGTACCAGGAGGAGGACAATACCCCGCCGCTGCTGGTGCTGCAAAAGCTGCCAAATATG GAGGAGCAGGGGCCGGATTAGGAACAGGAGGACTGGGAGGGACGGGAGTAGGAGTGCCTGGTTTATTACCCGGAGGAGCTGAAAGTGGACAATATTCTGGTGCTGCTGCAAAAGCTGCTAAATATG GAATCTcaacaggaggtggagcagggGTTGGCGCAGGATTAGCAGGAGCAGGAGTTGGAGCAGGAACAGTTGGAG GGGCTGTTCCTGGAGCGGGTCTTGCCTTGCCAGGAGCGACCCCACACACTGCAGTTAGCGGCCTCCCTGATGGTTCTGCCGTTGCTGTGCCGAGTGGCACCGGTGCTACCGTTGCTGGAAAGCCAC CAAAGAATATAGGCCCTTCTGGATCTCCTTTTCCAG GCCCCACCCCTAGTGCCTCAAATGGGAAGGCCACAGAGCTCCCACAGCCCA ATGTTGGTGTCGGCACAGGAAGCAAGGCACCGAAACCCATTCCACAAG GCACTGGAACAGGTGTTGGTCCAGGTGGAGTAGGTTACCCTTATGGAG TTCCTTATGGAGTTGGAACTGGAACAGGGGCTGCAGTGTTGCCTGGTGCAAAGCCCTTGAAACCTCCCG TTGTGGGGGGAGCAGGAGGTGGTGCAGGAATCCCTCTGGCAGCAGGAGGATACCAAG
- the elna gene encoding elastin isoform X8 codes for MANGKVRLLLRGLFLVAAIQPTLQGGVYVPPGAGIGTGPGTGFFPGSTGGVPAGYKPAKAAGGYGGGGQGGVPGGLVPGGVGQTGFGIGGLGAGQGGKGPKPGYGNLGTGVLGGGGYGVGGLGGGGYGGYGGVPGGIFPGAGQKAGKRGAGGHLLPFGGAGTGTGTLPAGGPVIPQTGLPGGTGAGSGKKASKVPGVDVPGLYQGGFVPVNGFGNRGVLPGVATGNGLNQKSLGAGGQGGAGAGYGGQMQPGVFHGYPLKSPKTQGGQGAKPGGGKLPFGYGGFGNQGAGLPGGKSGPGSKPGFPIGTGVGTGGISAAQAKSAKYGLGGAGGFGAVAGGAGGFGPGAGGLGGGTGGRYPGQIPGAGYGPGSKAAKYGGVPGGVPGGLPGGVAGGVPGGVPGGVPGGVPGGGYLPSAKAAKYGGVPGGVPGGLPGGVPGGVPGGVPGGVPGGVPGGVPGGVPGGGGYLPSAKAAKYGGVPGGLPGGLPGGVPGGVPGGVPGGVPGYGGYQPGAKAAKYGGVPGGVPGGVPGGVPGGVPGGVPGGVPGGVPGGGGYLPSAKAAKYGGVPGGVPGGLPGGVPGGVPGGVPGGVPGGVPGGGVPGGVPGGVPGGLPGGGGYVPGAKAAKYAGGVPGGGAGRLSGGVPFGVPANVPGFGGYQPAAKANNYGGVAGGVPSGVPGGVPGGVPGSVPGGVPGFGGYQPGAKAAKYGGVPGGVPGGIPGGIPGGIPGGLPGGIPGGIPGGVPGGVPGGGYSPSAKAAKYGGVPGGVPGGVPGGVPGGVPGGVPGGVPGGVPGGVPGGVPGGGYSPSAKAAKYGGVPGGVPGGVPGGVPGGVPGAVPGWAPFAVPGGGQRYPGSGPYSPAAKAAKYGGAGAGFGTGGLGGAGAGFGTGGLGGAGAGFGTGGLGGAGAGFGTGGRGGAGAGFGTGGLGGAGAGFGTGGLGGAGVGGRPSLVPGGVGQYSPASKAAKYGGAAAGLGGTGLGGPHGGIGGVPGLVPGVGGGPYSAAAKAAKYGGLGAGIGTGGLGGTGTGIGGVPGLVPGGGTGGQYAAAAAKAAKYGGAGAGLGTAGVVGTGIGGVPGLVPGGVGNGQYNAAAAAAAKAAKYGGAGAGLGAGGLGGTGGQLPGFVPGGGQYSPAAKAAKYGGAGAGLGTGGPGGAGGQVPGFVPGGVGGGPYSAAAKAAKYGGAGAHLGTGGLERRGGQVPGFLPGGFGGGQYSAAAKAAKYGGAGAGLGTGGLGGSGGLGGTGVGGGPGLVPGGGQYPAAAGAAKAAKYGGAGAGLGTGGLGGTGVGVPGLLPGGAESGQYSGAAAKAAKYGISTGGGAGVGAGLAGAGVGAGTVGGAVPGAGLALPGATPHTAVSGLPDGSAVAVPSGTGATVAGKPPKNIGPSGSPFPGPTPSASNGKATELPQPNVGVGTGSKAPKPIPQGTGTGVGPGGVGYPYGVPYGVGTGTGAAVLPGAKPLKPPVVGGAGGGAGIPLAAGGYQGGLPYPSAGGLGGAGGGAKAPKPGYGNLGGGGGGGGYQPQQGGYVPAPLTPQQAKAAKYIGNPLQGFLGGAGGGGGGGAYRGGAVAACQGKYCGRRK; via the exons ATGGCTAACGGAAAGGTTCGGCTGCTCCTCCGTGGACTCTTCCTCGTAGCGGCGATTCAGCCCACTCTGCAAGGAG GCGTGTATGTACCACCTGGTGCGGGCATAGGCACTGGACCAGGAACTGGATTCTTTCCAG GGTCTACGGGAGGAGTGCCCGCCGGCTATAAACCAGCTAAAGCAGCAG GTGGTTATGGAGGTGGCGGGCAAGGCGGCGTCCCGGGAGGTCTGGTGCCAGGAGGTGTTGGCCAGACTGGATTTGGTATTGGAGGACTTGGAGCAG GACAAGGTGGAAAAGGACCTAAACCAG GTTATGGAAATCTAGGAACCGGAGTTCTCGGAGGTGGCGGCTATGGAGTTGGAGGCCTCGGCGGTG GTGGTTATGGGGGATATGGAGGAGTCCCTGGTGGAATCTTCCCAGGAGCTGGACAGAAGGCTGGTAAAAGAG GTGCTGGAGGCCATCTGCTACCATTTGGAG GAGCCGGAACTGGAACTGGAACTCTTCCTGCTGGAG GCCCCGTGATCCCCCAGACAGGTTTGCCAGGAGGGACTGGTGCTGGATCAGGAAAGAAAGCTTCCAAAGTACCAG GTGTGGATGTACCAGGGCTTTATCAAGGTGGATTCGTACCAGTAAATG GATTTGGAAACCGCGGAGTTCTTCCAGGAGTTGCCACTGGCAATGGCCTCAATCAAAAATCCC TTGGAGCAGGGGGACAGGGTGGAGCAGGAGCAG GCTATGGTGGGCAAATGCAGCCCGGAGTGTTCCATGGATACCCTCTGAAATCACCCAAAACTCAAG GTGGCCAGGGAGCAAAACCTGGAGGCGGAAAACTTCCCTTTG GTTACGGCGGTTTTGGTAATCAAGGAGCTGGACTTCCGGGAGGTAAAAGTGGCCCCGGCTCAAAGCCTGGATTTCCTATTGGGACTG GAGTTGGCACTGGTGGCATCTCAGCTGCACAGGCCAAATCTGCCAAATATG GTTTGGGTGGTGCTGGTGGTTTTGGTGCTGTTGCTGGTGGTGCTGGTGGATTTGGTCCTGGTGCAGGTGGTTTGGGTGGTGGCACAGGTGGACGATATCCAGGGCAGATTCCAGGAG CAGGCTATGGACCTGGGTCCAAAGCTGCTAAATATG GTGGTGTGCCAGGTGGTGTTCCTGGTGGCCTTCCAGGTGGTGTTGCGGGTGGTGTTCCTGGTGGCGTTCCAGGTGGTGTTCCTGGTGGTGTTCCAGGTGGTGGATATTTACCATCAGCCAAAGCAGCGAAATATG GTGGTGTACCAGGGGGTGTACCAGGTGGTTTACCAGGTGGTGTACCAGGgggtgtaccaggaggtgtaccaggaggtgtcCCCGGAGGTGTACCAGGGGGCGTACCAGgaggtgtaccaggaggtggTGGATATCTTCCGTCAGCAAAAGCAGCTAAATACG GTGGTGTCCCAGGAGGTCTACCAGGTGGTCTACCAGGGGGTGTGCCAGGTGGTGTGCCCGGTGGAGTGCCCGGTGGTGTACCAGGATATGGTGGATATCAGCCAGGAGCCAAAGCAGCTAAATATG GGGGCGTACCAGGGGGTGTACCAGGGGGCGTACCAGGGGGCGTACCAGGGGGCGTACCAGGTGGCGTACCAGGGGGTGTACCAGGGGGTGTACCTGGAGGTGGTGGATATCTCCCGTCAGCCAAAGCAGCTAAATATG GTGGTGTCCCAGGAGGTGTGCCAGGGGGTTTACCAGGTGGCGTACCAGGTGGTGTACCAGGTGGTGTACCAG GTGGTGTACCAGGCGGTGTACCTGGTGGTGGTGTTCCTGGTGGTGTACCGGGTGGCGTTCCAGGTGGCTTACCTGGAGGTGGCGGATATGTACCAGGAGCCAAAGCAGCTAAATACG CAGGTGGTGTTCCAGGTGGTGGAGCAGGGCGTTTGTCAGGTGGGGTACCATTCGGTGTACCTGCTAATGTACCAGGATTTGGTGGATATCAACCAGCAGCCAAAGCAAATAATTATG GAGGTGTAGCAGGTGGAGTACCAAGTGGTGTTCCTGGTGGTGTACCCGGTGGCGTACCAGGCAGTGTGCCCGGTGGTGTACCAGGATTTGGCGGATATCAGCCAGGAGCCAAAGCAGCTAAATATG GTGGCGTCCCTGGTGGAGTACCTGGTGGTATCCCTGGTGGCATACCTGGAGGCATCCCTGGTGGTCTACCTGGTGGCATCCCTGGAGGCATACCTGGTGGTGTACCTGGTGGTGTTCCAGGAGGTGGATATTCACCATCAGCCAAAGCAGCTAAATATG GGGGTGTACCTGGCGGTGTACCTGGTGGTGTACCTGGCGGTGTACCTGGCGGTGTACCTGGTGGTGTACCTGGTGGTGTACCTGGTGGCGTACCTGGTGGTGTTCCAGGTGGTGTACCAGGGGGTGGATATTCACCATCAGCCAAAGCAGCAAAATATG GtggtgtaccaggaggtgtacCAGGAGGAGTGCCAGGTGGTGTGCCAGGTGGTGTGCCAGGTGCTGTGCCAGGTTGGGCACCATTTGCAGTACCAGGAGGAGGTCAGAGATATCCAGGCTCTGGTCCATACTCACCAGCAGCCAAAGCAGCAAAATATG gaggagcaggagcaggatttGGAACAGGAGGACTgggaggagcaggagcaggatttGGAACAGGAGGACTgggaggagcaggagcaggatttGGAACAGGAGGACTgggaggagcaggagcagggttTGGAACAGGAGGACGgggaggagcaggagcagggttTGGAACAGGAGGACTgggaggagcaggagcagggttTGGAACAGGAGGACTGGGAGGAGCAGGAGTAGGGGGAAGACCTAGTTTGGTACCAGGAGGAGTTGGACAGTACTCTCCTGCTTCAAAAGCTGCCAAATATG GAGGAGCTGCAGCAGGGTTAGGAGGTACAGGATTGGGAGGACCACATGGAGGAATAGGGGGAGTACCAGGTTTAGTCCCAGGAGTAGGGGGTGGACCATACTCTGCTGCTGCAAAAGCTGCTAAATATG GAGGACTGGGGGCAGGGATAGGAACTGGAGGACTGGGAGGAACAGGAACAGGGATAGGCGGAGTACCTGGTTTAGTTCCAGGAGGAGGAACAGGTGGACAATACGCTGCTGCTGCGGCAAAGGCTGCCAAATACG GTGGAGCAGGAGCAGGGTTAGGAACAGCCGGAGTCGTAGGAACGGGAATAGGAGGAGTGCCCGGTCTGGTACCAGGAGGAGTTGGAAATGGACAATAcaatgctgctgccgctgctgctgcaaagGCTGCCAAATATG gaggagcaggagcagggttGGGAGCAGGAGGCCTCGGAGGAACAGGTGGACAATTACCTGGTTTTGTTCCTGGAGGTGGACAGTACTCTCCTGCTGCAAAAGCTGCCAAATATG GTGGAGCAGGAGCAGGGTTAGGAACCGGGGGACCGGGTGGTGCAGGTGGGCAAGTACCTGGTTTTGTTCCAGGAGGAGTTGGGGGTGGACCATACTCTGCTGCTGCAAAAGCTGCCAAATATG GAGGAGCAGGCGCTCACTTAGGAACTGGTGGACTGGAACGTAGAGGTGGGCAAGTACCTGGTTTTCTTCCCGGAGGATTTGGAGGTGGCCAATACTCTGCTGCTGCAAAAGCTGCTAAATACG GGGGAGCAGGAGCTGGGTTAGGAACAGGAGGCCTGGGGGGATCAGGAGGACTGGGAGGAACAGGAGTAGGAGGAGGGCCTGGTTTGGTACCAGGAGGAGGACAATACCCCGCCGCTGCTGGTGCTGCAAAAGCTGCCAAATATG GAGGAGCAGGGGCCGGATTAGGAACAGGAGGACTGGGAGGGACGGGAGTAGGAGTGCCTGGTTTATTACCCGGAGGAGCTGAAAGTGGACAATATTCTGGTGCTGCTGCAAAAGCTGCTAAATATG GAATCTcaacaggaggtggagcagggGTTGGCGCAGGATTAGCAGGAGCAGGAGTTGGAGCAGGAACAGTTGGAG GGGCTGTTCCTGGAGCGGGTCTTGCCTTGCCAGGAGCGACCCCACACACTGCAGTTAGCGGCCTCCCTGATGGTTCTGCCGTTGCTGTGCCGAGTGGCACCGGTGCTACCGTTGCTGGAAAGCCAC CAAAGAATATAGGCCCTTCTGGATCTCCTTTTCCAG GCCCCACCCCTAGTGCCTCAAATGGGAAGGCCACAGAGCTCCCACAGCCCA ATGTTGGTGTCGGCACAGGAAGCAAGGCACCGAAACCCATTCCACAAG GCACTGGAACAGGTGTTGGTCCAGGTGGAGTAGGTTACCCTTATGGAG TTCCTTATGGAGTTGGAACTGGAACAGGGGCTGCAGTGTTGCCTGGTGCAAAGCCCTTGAAACCTCCCG TTGTGGGGGGAGCAGGAGGTGGTGCAGGAATCCCTCTGGCAGCAGGAGGATACCAAG